One Trichormus variabilis 0441 genomic window, TCATCAACCCCATTGAACGTCCTACAGTCACTCAAGACCTTTCGGAAAACGTTATTTTAACCACGGTTGATGACCTCTACAACTGGGCTAGGCTTTCGAGTCTGTGGCCGTTGTTATTTGGTACTGCTTGCTGCTTTATTGAGTTTGCAGCCCTAATTGGTTCCCGTTTTGACTTTGACCGCTTCGGGTTAATTCCCCGTTCCAGTCCCCGTCAAGCCGATTTGATTATTACAGCTGGAACAATCACCATGAAGATGGCTCCTCAATTGGTGCGTCTTTATGAACAAATGCCCGAACCTAAGTATGTAATTGCGATGGGCGCTTGTACAATTACGGGCGGGATGTTCAGTGTCGATTCACCTACAGCTGTGCGTGGAGTTGACAAGTTAATTCCCGTGGATGTCTACTTACCTGGTTGTCCTCCCCGTCCTGAAGCAATTATCGACGCAATTATTAAGCTGCGGAAGAAGATTGCTAACGATTCCATGCAGGAACGGAGTCTGATTCGCCAAACCCACCGTTTCTACAGCACGACTCATAACTTGAAGCCAGTGGCAGAAATCTTAACTGGTAAGTATATGCAGTCTGAGACTCGCTTCAACCCACCAAAAGAATTGACAGAAGCGATCGGTCTTCCTGTTCCCCCAGCGCTGCTGACATCACAAACACAGAAGGAGGAACAAAAACGTGGCTGATGAAGAATTAAAACCAGTACCCGCAGCAGCAGAGGCTATAGTTCCATCTGGGCCGACTTCTCAGTGGCTAACGGAAAATGGCTTTGCTCATGAATCCTTGGCGGCTGACAAAAATGGTGTAGAGATAATTAAAGTGGAACCAGATTTTCTGCTTCCCATCGCTACAGCCCTGTATGCTTACGGGTTTAATTATCTTCAGTTTCAAGGCGGTATTGATCTCGGCCCAGGACAGGATTTAGTCAGTGTGTATCACTTGGTGAAAGTGAGTGACAACGCTGATAAGCCTGAAGAAGTCAGAGTGAAGGTGTTTTTACCACGGGAAAATCCTGTAGTACCTTCGGTTTACTGGATTTGGAAAACCGCAGACTGGCAAGAACGCGAATCTTACGATATGTTCGGTATTATCTACGAAGGACACCCCAATTTGAAACGCATTTTGATGCCAGAAGATTGGGTAGGTTGGCCTTTGCGGAAGGATTACATCTCGCCTGATTTCTACGAGTTACAGGACGCTTATTAGGCTGAGTACTAAGTGTCAGCTTGTGAGAATTTTCATATCTCATCTTTAACCCCTTTCCGGCGGCGGAGAGGGGTAATGTTTTTTAAACGCAAAGTGGCGCGGAGGTTGGCGCAGAGTTTCGCAGAGAATAGTTCTATTTTTGCGAGGATGGGTGATGATATAAGTTGACACTATTGAAATGTCGGCTGTTCATCATGTCAGCCTGCTAGGAGACAATCATCACTCAGTCGCCGAAAGCCTCAACAACTTGGTATTACT contains:
- a CDS encoding NADH dehydrogenase subunit K, which gives rise to MVLNSDLTTQDKERIINPIERPTVTQDLSENVILTTVDDLYNWARLSSLWPLLFGTACCFIEFAALIGSRFDFDRFGLIPRSSPRQADLIITAGTITMKMAPQLVRLYEQMPEPKYVIAMGACTITGGMFSVDSPTAVRGVDKLIPVDVYLPGCPPRPEAIIDAIIKLRKKIANDSMQERSLIRQTHRFYSTTHNLKPVAEILTGKYMQSETRFNPPKELTEAIGLPVPPALLTSQTQKEEQKRG
- a CDS encoding NAD(P)H-quinone oxidoreductase subunit J, with the translated sequence MADEELKPVPAAAEAIVPSGPTSQWLTENGFAHESLAADKNGVEIIKVEPDFLLPIATALYAYGFNYLQFQGGIDLGPGQDLVSVYHLVKVSDNADKPEEVRVKVFLPRENPVVPSVYWIWKTADWQERESYDMFGIIYEGHPNLKRILMPEDWVGWPLRKDYISPDFYELQDAY